TGGTGCCGCCCTATCTGGCCTATATGACCGGGATCAGTGTCGGCGGGCTGAAATCGGGCGAGCGCAGCGCGGTGCCTGCGGCGATCATGTTCGTGCTTGGCCTGTCGACCGTGTTTCTGGTCATGGGGTTTGCGGCATCGGCCCTTGGGCGGATGTTCCTTGAATATCAGATCTGGCTGACCCGGATCGCCGGAGTCGCGGTGATCGTGATGGGGCTGCATTTCCTGCATGTGTTCCGCATCCCGATGCTGGATCAGGAAGCGCGACTGGAAACCGGCGATCAGGGCGGTTCTGCCTTCGGGGCGTATATCCTCGGGCTGGCCTTCGCCTTTGGCTGGACGCCGTGCATCGGCCCGCAGCTTGGCATGATTCTGTCGCTTGCCGCGACGGAGGCGCAGATCGGGCGCGGCACCGGGCTTTTGGCGGTCTATGCGTTCGGGCTGGGGATTCCGTTCCTGCTGTCTGCGATCTTCATCAACCGCGCAATGGGGCTGATGAACCGGATCAAGCCCTATCTGAAGGTGATCGAGCGGGCCATGGGTGTGCTGCTGATCGTGGTCGGTGTGCTGCTGCTCAGCGGGCGGATGGCGGATTTGTCCTACTGGATGCTGGAGACGTTCCCCTTCCTCGCCACGCTGGGCTAACGCTTCACATTGCGTTTGAGATCGGACAGCGACACAGCGCCGGTTGCAAAGCTGAGCGCGAAGTAAAGCGCAGCACCGCCGATCACCAGCAAGGCAAGCTCCGGGATCCGCGCCATGCCGATACTGTCGGTCCAGCGCAGCGTCGCCCAGAGTGCCGCGGCCATCAGCGCCGATGACAGCATGATGCGGGGCGCGGTACGGCGCAGCCGCGTATCCCAGCGGGTCGCCTGACCCATGCTGCGCGTGCCCAGCCAGAGCTGCACCACCATCACCCATGACGCCACTGAGGTCGCAATTGCAGCGGCCATGAAGCCGATGCTGCCCATCAGCCCGAAGGCCACAGCCGCATTGACGATCATGGCGATCAGGGCGTAGCGGGCGGGTGAGCGGGTATCCTCGCGGGCGAAATAGAGCGGTTGCAGGATTTTCTGCAGCACGAAGGCGGGCAGGCCAAGCGCATAGACGACAAGCGCGCGGGCGGTTTGCAGCACGTCATGATCGGTGAACTGGCCGCGCCCGAACAGCGTGTCGACCATCGGCACGGCGATGACGGCAATGGCAAAGGCACAGGGCATGGTCAGGAACAGCCCGAACTCCGTCGCGCGTGAAAAGGCTGACTGACCGCCTGCCTCATCCCCTTCGCGCAGCCGCCGGGCCAGTTCCGGCAGCAGCACGACCGCCACGGCACCTGCAACCACGCCGAGCGGCAGTTGATAAAGCCGGTCGGAGTAATACAGCCACGCGACCGCGCCATCGAATTGCGAGGCGACCTGCCGCCCGACCAGCAGGTTGATCTGCACGACGCCGCCGGCGAACGCAGCGGGCAGGGCGACGATCACCAGCTTGCGCATATCAGGCGACAGCCGGGGACGCTTCGGAAAGAAGGTCCAGCCGGTCCGGTGCGCGTCCCACCAGACGAGGCCAAGCTGAGCGATCCCGGTGATCGGCGTTGCCCAGGCCAGCGTCAGCCCCAGATCCCAGCCCTGCCAGCGGCCCAGCAGCATGGCGATGATGAACAGCACGTTCAGGATCACCGGCGCGGCGGCGGCGGCCGTGAAGCGCCCATTCGCGTTCAGCACGCCCGAGATCATCGAGGCGAGCGAGATCAGCAGGATATAAGGGAAGGTGATGCGGCCATATTCGACGGTCATCGCAAAACGCTCATCACCCGCGAAGCCGGACGCCATCAGCAGGACCATGACCGGCATGAAGATCATGGCAATGGCCGACAGCAGCAGCACGGTGACGAACAGCCCCGAAAACGCTTCGGAGGCAAAGCGCATCGCCTCTTTCCGGTCCTCCAGCCGCTTGGCGAACATCGGCACGAAGGCGGTATTGAACGCACCTTCCGCGAAGAAGCGGCGGAACATATTGGGCAGCGACAACGCGATGGCGAAGGCTTCGGCCATCGGTCCCGCACCCAGCCATGCCGCCATGATCTGATCGCGGACAAAGCCCAGCAGGCGGGACAGGAATGTCCAGCTTCCCACGGCCAGAAAGCCGCGCACCATTCCGTTTTTCATCGGTTTATGCTCCTGCCTGCTCCGAGCCTGCGCGCTCCGCGCCTTCGCGTATGGCCTGCCGCAGTTTCTTTTCCAAGGCCTCACGGCGGCCCGGCTGTTGCAGTTTCAGGCCGAAGGCGTCTTTTACATAGAAACTATCCACGACCTGCGCCCCGTAAGTCGCGATCACGGCGCTTGCGATGCGGATATGGTTTGCGGCCAGCGTCCGGGTCAGATCGTACAGCAGGCCGGGGCGGTCGCGGGTATCCACCTCGATAATCGTGTAGATATCGCTGCCCTCATTGTCGAAAGTGACATGGGTCGGGAATTTGAACGCCTTGTCGCGCTTCTTCATCTGATCCTTGTCGGCCAATGCATCACGCGGCACGACCTCGCCTTTCAGCGTCCGGTCGATCATCCGGCGCAGGCGCGGCAGGCGTTCCGCCTCATAGGGGTGGCCCTCGCTGTCCTGAACCCAGAACACGGCCGTGGCGAACCCGTCTTTCGACGTATAGGTCCGCGCATCCACGACATTCGCCCCGACCAGAGCCAGCGCGCCAGCGAGGCGGGAGAAGATGCCGGGGTGATCCGACAGCACGAAAATCGCGCGGGTGGCGTCGCGGTCGGGATCGGGGTGCAGGTCGATATGGATTTCATCCTCGCCCAGATCCTTGAGCAGACCGGCGATAACGGCGTGCGTCTCCGTCGGCAGGCCCTGCCAGTAATTCGCATAATGCCGTGCGGTTTCCTCGCGGATCGCCTTCGCATCCCAGCCCTCGGCAATCAGCCGGTGGCGCAGCGCGCGTTTCGCGTCATTGCGCCGCTGATCGCGGTTCAGCGCCTCCATCCCGTTTTCCAGAACGCTGGCGGTCTGTTCGTAAAGCTGGCGCAGCAGCACGGCTTTCCAGTTGTTCCATGTCCCCGGCCCGACGCCGCGAATATCGCAGACGGTCAGCACCAGCAGCAGATCGAGCCGTTTGCGCGTTTTCACCGCCTTGGCAAAGTCGCGGATCGTGCGCGGATCGGAAATATCGCGCTTCTGGGCTACGTCCGACATCAGCAGGTGATTGCGGACCAGCCATTCGATGGTCTCGATCTCGTCGGAGGCAAGACCGAAACGCGTGGTGACGCGCCGGGCGATCTGGGCGCCGATGATGGAATGATCCTCGGGACGCCCCTTGCCGATATCGTGCAGGAACAGCGCCAGATACAGAACCCTGCGGTTGATGTCGCCGGCCATGATGCGGCTGGCGATCGGCAAATCCTCGACCTCGTGCCCCTGCTCGATCTCCGACAGGGCGACGATGCACTGAATGGTATGCTCGTCCACCGTATAGCTGTGATAGACGTTGAACTGCATCATCGCCACGACCGGCTCAAATTCCGGGATGAACGCGCCCAGCACGTCCAGCTCGTTCATCCGGCGCAAGGCGCGTTCCGGGTTGCCGCGTTTCAGGAGCAGGTCGAGGAAGATACGCACGGCCTCCGGATCGCTCCGCATCTCCTCGTCGATCAGGTCGAGATTCGATGCGATCAGCCGCATGGCCTCGGGGTGGATGAGGATGCCGGTCCGCAGCGCCTCCTCGAAAAGCCGCAGGATATTGAGATGATCGTCAAGTGCCGTGTTGAAATCGGCAAAGGTCAGGCGACCGGATTCCTCGGCAAAGCCGTCGCGCAGTTTCTTGCGGCGGCGGAAGATACGTTTCAGCAGCGGTTGCTGAAAGACATGCTGCCGTTCAAGCGCGGTCAGGAACACCCGTGTCAACTCGCCCACGCGCGTGGCGTGCAGAAAATACTCCTGCATGAACAACTCCACGCCGCGTCTGCCGGGACGGTCGTGATAGCCCATGCGGCGCGCAACCTCGACCTGCATGTCAAAGCTCAGAATATCGACCGGACGGCCTGCGATCAGGTGCAGATGACAGCGGGCGGCCCACATGAAATCCTCCGCCTGCCAGAAGGCCAGATGCTCGTCGCGGGTGAAAAAACCCAACTCGACAAGCTGGGCGGCACGTTCGACACGGTGAATATACTTGGCGATCCAATACAGCGTCTGGAGATCGCGTAACCCGCCCTTGCCCTCTTTGACATTGGGTTCGAGAACGTAGCGCTGTCCGCCCTGTTTTTCATGCCGCTGATCGCGCTCGGCCAGCTTCGCTTCGATGAATTCGGGGATGGAGTTTTCGAACAGCTCGGACCACAGCCGCTCCCGCAGGGTTTCCGCCAGCGACAGTTGACCTGCGACGGCACGATGCTCCACCATCGAGGTGCGGATCGTCATGTCCTGCTTTGCCAGCCGCAGGCAATCATCGATGCTGCGGGTCGCGTGGCCGACCTTCAGCTTGAGATCCCAGAGCATATACAGCATCGATTCAACGACGCTCTCTGCCCAGGCTGAGGTTTTGTACGGGGTCAGAAACAGCAGGTCGACATCGGAGTGCGGTGCCATTTCCGCCCGCCCGTAGCCGCCGACCGCCAGCACTGCCAGCTGTTCGGCATCGGTCGGGCTTTGCAGCGGATGCAGATAGGTGGTGGCGACGTGATGAACCGTGGTGACGACCGCGTCGGTCAGGCTGGCGATGGCGCGCACGGTTTCGCGCGCCGCACGGGGATGGGTTTCAAAGCCAGCGATAATGTCCTGAAGTGCCGCGTTCCGGGCGGTTTGCAGCGCCGCGACGGTCGCTGCGCGTTTGGATCGCGCATCGGGGGCGGCGTCGATTTCGGCGGCGAGTTCGGGCAGAAATGTCTCGGGGTCGAATAAGGAATGCGCCCCGGGCAGTGCCGGGGCGCTCTGAGGCAGCAACTCGTTATCAGAGCTCAACTCAGAACCCGAAACCGCGCCTGAAGCTGCGCGGTGCCGGGTCGATGACGACGACCTGACCGTTATTGATGGTCGCCACGGCCATGCCGCGCTCATTGGTGCCGTTCGGGCGCAGGCGGAACACGCCGTTGACGCCGGTGAACCCTGCCGGGCGGGTCAGCCCGACCGTGTTGACCGCGTTGCGGTTGCCCGAGCCTGCCAGCGCCGCAATCGCCGCGACGCCGTCATAGCCGAGCGAGGCCAGATCATGCGGTGCCTCGCCATAGGCGCTGCGATAGCGGGTTGCGAATTGCTGCTGCATCGCGGTGTCGGGCAGCGCGAACCATCCGCCCTGAACGCCCGGAAGCTGAAGCCGCGCGGCGGGAATGTCCCAGCGGGTCAGGCCCATCATCTGCGCATCCGCCGAGGTCACGCCTGCATTGTTGAGCTGGTTGGTCAGGTAGGGCAGAACCGCCTGCTGGTTGGCGGTGACGAAGATCGCGTCGATCTCCTTGCCTTTCGCGGCCTTGGTGACGGCCGGAATGATCGCGTCGATGCTTTCCTGCGACAGGGCATGCTGCTGACGGGCGCTGAGCGTGGCACCGTTCTGGGCGATGGCGGACTCGATGGCGGCGGCTCCGACCTGGCCGGCGGCGTCGTTTTCGTACAGCATCAGGAAGCGCTTGAGGCCCTGATCCACGCCGTAGCTGACCAAACGATTGGCGATATTGTCGAAGGTGTTGCCCAGCACATAGACATTGCCGCCTGCGATCTGGGTGTTGTTCGAGAAGGACAGGACGTTGAGATTGTTATCCTTCATGGCATTGCCGACCGCATTGGCCGAATCCGCGAAAAGCGGGCCGATGATGATCTTTGCACCCTCGGATGCGGCGCGTTCCGCTGCCGACACGGCGGAGGATTCAGCCGGCGTGGCGGTGTAGATCCGCAGGTCGATCTTTGCACCATCCGCATCGGCTGCGGCCATCCGGCCCGCATTGGCCAGAGACCGGCCCAGCCGGTCAAGATCGGGGTTGCCGGTCCCGCCCGGCACCAGCATGGCGACCTGAACCGGTTCCGATGGATTGATCTGCGGCCCGATGGCCGGGCCGGAACTTCCGAGGCTGGTCGGCTGGCAGGCGGCAAGCGCGATTCCTGCCGCCAAAAGACCGGCCTGCGCGGCGCGGCGCGTGAAACGCTTGGCAATGGTGTACATGAAATTGATTCCCTATTGTCAGGTCACATGGGTTTGGCCGGAGGGTATTCAACACGCCCGCTATTGGCAACTTGCCGAAAACACAGGACGAGCAGAAATTGACAAATTCGAACGAGCCCCCGAGACAACTGACCGCGCGGATCGACGCACCGAAACTCGACCCCGGCCTGTATCTGGTCGCGACGCCGATCGGCACGGCGCGGGATATCACGTTGCGGGCGCTCGATGTGCTGAATGCCGCCGATATGCTTGCCGCCGAGGATACACGGACCCTGCGGCACCTGATGGATATTCACGGGGTGCCGCTGCGCGGGCGGCGAATTCTTGCCTATCACGATCATAACGCCGACCGGCAACGCCCGGCCATCAACGCGGCGCTGGAGGCCGGGCATTCTGTCGCATACTGTTCGGATGCGGGTACGCCGCTGGTCGCCGATCCGGGCTTCCGGCTGGCGCGGGATGCTGTGGCGGACGGTATCCGGGTCCATGCCGTCCCCGGCGCATCCGCAGCACTCGCGGCGCTGACGGTGGCGGGTCTGCCGAGCGACCGTTTCCTGTTCGCAGGCTTCCCGCCACAGGCCGCCGGCGCAAGACGAAGCTGGTTGCAGGAGGTGATGGCCATAGATGCAACCGTGATCATCTTCGAAAGCCCCAGGCGCGTTAAGCATACTGTGGAAATGTTGAGCGAAAATGAGCCGAATCGGACTACAGTGATCTGCAGGGAGCTGACGAAGAAATTCGAGGAAACAATGCGCGGAACCGCGGTGGAACTCGCACAACGCATACCGGATGCCGGATTGAAAGGCGAAGTGGTGCTTCTTCTTGATCGCCCGACTTCTGCGGTCCCGGATGATGACATGATAGAAGCCGCTCTTCGGGATGCGTTGCAGACCATGTCGGTGCGGGACGCCGCTGCGGAAACCGCAGAAAAATTCGGCATCGCGCGGCGGGATGTTTATCAGCTGGCGTTGTCGCTCGGAAAGGACGGCTGATGCAGCTTTGCTTCGATTTCGACCGCGTGCCGGTTACGCCTGTGCCCGTTGCCTCTTTCGGGCAGGCGATACCGTCCGGTCCGCAGATTTCCGGTCGCCGCCGGCGGGGGCAGCGCGCTTTCCAATCCGGCCTGATGGCGGAAGCGTCGGTTGCCGAGGAATATCGACTGGCTGGATATGACGTGATCGCAAGGCGCTGGCGGGGCCGGTCAGGTGAAATCGACCTTATTTTGCGCCGTGGCGCGCAATATGTCTTCGCTGAAGTCAAGTCTGCTGCCGATTTTTCATCCGCCGCCGAAAGGATCAATCGCCGTCAGATGGATCGTATCTGTAATGCGGCTTGTGAATTCTGTGCGACTTTGCCGAGCGGTCAAATGACCGAAATGCGGCTGGATGCGGCACTGGTAGATCAGTTCGGTCGCGTGGAGATTCTGGAAAGCGCTTTCGCGGCGGATTGATGCGATTGGCTGATCCCGCTTGAAACGCGGCGAATAAGGCCTCACAACGCCGCAAAAGCGGAGATTGCTGTGATGAGCCTGAATGTCGCCTTTCAGATGGACCCTATCGAGGATGTCGCAATCGATGCGGATAGCAGTTTCCGGATCGCGGTTGAGGCGGAGGCGCGCGGGCATCGGTTGTTTCAATACACGGTTGACCGGCTGAGCTATCGCGCGGGATCGGTCTATGCCACCGGCAGGCCGGTGACGCTTCGGCGCGAACAGGGCAATCATGTTGATTTCGGCGACTGGGCGACGGTTGAACTGACCGATTTCGATGTCATCTGGCTGCGGCAGGACCCGCCTTTCGATATGGGCTACATCACCTCGACCCATCTGCTCGACCGGGTGCGCGATCAGGCCTTTGTGGTCAACGATTCCTTCTGGGTCCGCAACTGCCCGGAAAAGCTGCTGGTGCTCGATTTCCCGGATCTGACGCCGGAGACCTTGATTACGCGCGATATCGGCGAAATTCGTGATTTCCGGCAGCGTCACGGCGATATCATCCTCAAGCCGCTTTACGGCAATGGCGGGGCCGGGGTATTTCATTTGCGCCCCGACGATCCCAATCTGTCCTCGCTGATGGAGATGTTTTCGGGCCTCAATCGTGAGCCGGTGATTGCGCAGCGTTACCTGCCTGCGGTTCAGCACGGTGACAAGCGGATCATTCTGGTTGACGGCGAACCCATCGGGGCGATCAACCGGGTGCCTGCCAAGGGTGAGGCGCGGTCCAATATGCATGTCGGCGGGCGGCCCGAGAAAACCGGGCTGACCGAGCGGGAGCGTCAGATTTGCGAACGGCTTGGCCCGATGTTGCGCGAACGCAATCTGCTGTTCACGGGCATCGACGTCATCGATGGCTGGCTGACGGAGATCAACGTGACCTCGCCAACCGGCCTGCAGGAGTTGGAGCGGTTCGACGGGGTCAACGGTGCGGCGCTGATCTGGGATGCCATCGAGCGCAAGATCGCGGCGCGGTGATGCCGCGCGCGGTCATCCGCCGCTTATAAAGGGCAGGCGGAAGGCGATGGCTTCGGCGATGTGATCGGAGCGCAGCTGCTCACTGCCCGCCAGATCGGCGATGGTGCGGGCGGTGCGCAGGATGCGATGATAGCCCCGCGCCGTCAGCCCGAATCTGTCAGCCGCACGGCGGATCAGGTCACGGCCTTCCGGGTCAGGTGTGGCGATCCGGTCGAGGATGGCAGGTGGTGCATCGGCGTTGCAGCGCAGTGTGCCGCCGGGTTCGAGATCGGAAAATCGCTGATATTGCAGGCTCCGCGCGGCAGCGATCTGCTGTGCTGCTTCAGCCGAGGACTTGCCCGCAGGCGGCAGGTCCAGCGCATTGAGGCCGACGGCGGGGATTTCGATCCTCAGATCGAAACGATCCATCAGCGGCCCGGATATGCGGCCGAGATAATCCTCGCCGCAGCCGGGAACGCGCGCACAGGCCCGAGCCGGATCGGCGAGGTGGCCGCAGCGGCAGGGATTGGCGGCGGCGACCAGCAGGAAGCGGCACGGGTAGCGGATATGCGCATTCGCCCGTGCCACGACGACCTCGCCGGTTTCGATGGGTTGGCGCAGCGTTTCCAGCACCGGGCGCGAAAATTCCGGCAACTCGTCCAGAAACAGCACACCATTATGGGCGAGGCTGATTTCTCCGGGTTTTGCGCCGCGCCCGCCGCCGACAATCGCCGCCATCGAGGCGGTATGATGGGGGTCGCGATATGGGGCGTGGCGCGGAATGCCGCCATCTTTCAGCAGCCCGGCGAGCGAGTGGATCATCGCGGTTTCGAGCGC
The genomic region above belongs to Paracoccus sp. SCSIO 75233 and contains:
- a CDS encoding cytochrome c biogenesis CcdA family protein, with the translated sequence MFGIDLIDAGFMPAAIVALLAGVLSFLSPCVLPVVPPYLAYMTGISVGGLKSGERSAVPAAIMFVLGLSTVFLVMGFAASALGRMFLEYQIWLTRIAGVAVIVMGLHFLHVFRIPMLDQEARLETGDQGGSAFGAYILGLAFAFGWTPCIGPQLGMILSLAATEAQIGRGTGLLAVYAFGLGIPFLLSAIFINRAMGLMNRIKPYLKVIERAMGVLLIVVGVLLLSGRMADLSYWMLETFPFLATLG
- the murJ gene encoding murein biosynthesis integral membrane protein MurJ, which gives rise to MKNGMVRGFLAVGSWTFLSRLLGFVRDQIMAAWLGAGPMAEAFAIALSLPNMFRRFFAEGAFNTAFVPMFAKRLEDRKEAMRFASEAFSGLFVTVLLLSAIAMIFMPVMVLLMASGFAGDERFAMTVEYGRITFPYILLISLASMISGVLNANGRFTAAAAAPVILNVLFIIAMLLGRWQGWDLGLTLAWATPITGIAQLGLVWWDAHRTGWTFFPKRPRLSPDMRKLVIVALPAAFAGGVVQINLLVGRQVASQFDGAVAWLYYSDRLYQLPLGVVAGAVAVVLLPELARRLREGDEAGGQSAFSRATEFGLFLTMPCAFAIAVIAVPMVDTLFGRGQFTDHDVLQTARALVVYALGLPAFVLQKILQPLYFAREDTRSPARYALIAMIVNAAVAFGLMGSIGFMAAAIATSVASWVMVVQLWLGTRSMGQATRWDTRLRRTAPRIMLSSALMAAALWATLRWTDSIGMARIPELALLVIGGAALYFALSFATGAVSLSDLKRNVKR
- a CDS encoding [protein-PII] uridylyltransferase, with amino-acid sequence MPGAHSLFDPETFLPELAAEIDAAPDARSKRAATVAALQTARNAALQDIIAGFETHPRAARETVRAIASLTDAVVTTVHHVATTYLHPLQSPTDAEQLAVLAVGGYGRAEMAPHSDVDLLFLTPYKTSAWAESVVESMLYMLWDLKLKVGHATRSIDDCLRLAKQDMTIRTSMVEHRAVAGQLSLAETLRERLWSELFENSIPEFIEAKLAERDQRHEKQGGQRYVLEPNVKEGKGGLRDLQTLYWIAKYIHRVERAAQLVELGFFTRDEHLAFWQAEDFMWAARCHLHLIAGRPVDILSFDMQVEVARRMGYHDRPGRRGVELFMQEYFLHATRVGELTRVFLTALERQHVFQQPLLKRIFRRRKKLRDGFAEESGRLTFADFNTALDDHLNILRLFEEALRTGILIHPEAMRLIASNLDLIDEEMRSDPEAVRIFLDLLLKRGNPERALRRMNELDVLGAFIPEFEPVVAMMQFNVYHSYTVDEHTIQCIVALSEIEQGHEVEDLPIASRIMAGDINRRVLYLALFLHDIGKGRPEDHSIIGAQIARRVTTRFGLASDEIETIEWLVRNHLLMSDVAQKRDISDPRTIRDFAKAVKTRKRLDLLLVLTVCDIRGVGPGTWNNWKAVLLRQLYEQTASVLENGMEALNRDQRRNDAKRALRHRLIAEGWDAKAIREETARHYANYWQGLPTETHAVIAGLLKDLGEDEIHIDLHPDPDRDATRAIFVLSDHPGIFSRLAGALALVGANVVDARTYTSKDGFATAVFWVQDSEGHPYEAERLPRLRRMIDRTLKGEVVPRDALADKDQMKKRDKAFKFPTHVTFDNEGSDIYTIIEVDTRDRPGLLYDLTRTLAANHIRIASAVIATYGAQVVDSFYVKDAFGLKLQQPGRREALEKKLRQAIREGAERAGSEQAGA
- a CDS encoding penicillin-binding protein activator, producing the protein MYTIAKRFTRRAAQAGLLAAGIALAACQPTSLGSSGPAIGPQINPSEPVQVAMLVPGGTGNPDLDRLGRSLANAGRMAAADADGAKIDLRIYTATPAESSAVSAAERAASEGAKIIIGPLFADSANAVGNAMKDNNLNVLSFSNNTQIAGGNVYVLGNTFDNIANRLVSYGVDQGLKRFLMLYENDAAGQVGAAAIESAIAQNGATLSARQQHALSQESIDAIIPAVTKAAKGKEIDAIFVTANQQAVLPYLTNQLNNAGVTSADAQMMGLTRWDIPAARLQLPGVQGGWFALPDTAMQQQFATRYRSAYGEAPHDLASLGYDGVAAIAALAGSGNRNAVNTVGLTRPAGFTGVNGVFRLRPNGTNERGMAVATINNGQVVVIDPAPRSFRRGFGF
- the rsmI gene encoding 16S rRNA (cytidine(1402)-2'-O)-methyltransferase, with product MTARIDAPKLDPGLYLVATPIGTARDITLRALDVLNAADMLAAEDTRTLRHLMDIHGVPLRGRRILAYHDHNADRQRPAINAALEAGHSVAYCSDAGTPLVADPGFRLARDAVADGIRVHAVPGASAALAALTVAGLPSDRFLFAGFPPQAAGARRSWLQEVMAIDATVIIFESPRRVKHTVEMLSENEPNRTTVICRELTKKFEETMRGTAVELAQRIPDAGLKGEVVLLLDRPTSAVPDDDMIEAALRDALQTMSVRDAAAETAEKFGIARRDVYQLALSLGKDG
- a CDS encoding YraN family protein, encoding MAEASVAEEYRLAGYDVIARRWRGRSGEIDLILRRGAQYVFAEVKSAADFSSAAERINRRQMDRICNAACEFCATLPSGQMTEMRLDAALVDQFGRVEILESAFAAD
- the gshB gene encoding glutathione synthase, producing MSLNVAFQMDPIEDVAIDADSSFRIAVEAEARGHRLFQYTVDRLSYRAGSVYATGRPVTLRREQGNHVDFGDWATVELTDFDVIWLRQDPPFDMGYITSTHLLDRVRDQAFVVNDSFWVRNCPEKLLVLDFPDLTPETLITRDIGEIRDFRQRHGDIILKPLYGNGGAGVFHLRPDDPNLSSLMEMFSGLNREPVIAQRYLPAVQHGDKRIILVDGEPIGAINRVPAKGEARSNMHVGGRPEKTGLTERERQICERLGPMLRERNLLFTGIDVIDGWLTEINVTSPTGLQELERFDGVNGAALIWDAIERKIAAR
- a CDS encoding YifB family Mg chelatase-like AAA ATPase codes for the protein MVAIAYTVAFEGVEGRLVEVQCSVAPGLPAFSIVGLPDKAVSEARERVRAAFTALSIAMPSKKITVNLSPADIPKEGSHFDLPIALSILAELGILPAESLAGVVALGELSLDGRLAPVIGALPAAMTAAEDERALICPEQCGAEAAWVGAVPVFAAAQLRQVIDHLSERAPLPCASPGAISDAAPRGDLRDVRGQERAKRALEIAAAGRHHILLVGPPGAGKSMLAQRLPGLMPPLTPAEALETAMIHSLAGLLKDGGIPRHAPYRDPHHTASMAAIVGGGRGAKPGEISLAHNGVLFLDELPEFSRPVLETLRQPIETGEVVVARANAHIRYPCRFLLVAAANPCRCGHLADPARACARVPGCGEDYLGRISGPLMDRFDLRIEIPAVGLNALDLPPAGKSSAEAAQQIAAARSLQYQRFSDLEPGGTLRCNADAPPAILDRIATPDPEGRDLIRRAADRFGLTARGYHRILRTARTIADLAGSEQLRSDHIAEAIAFRLPFISGG